Proteins from a genomic interval of Ciona intestinalis chromosome 9, KH, whole genome shotgun sequence:
- the LOC100186952 gene encoding RNA-binding protein FUS-like isoform X1: MASQDQGYGSQQHNYGQSQPSRQQGGGYAQYPQQGQSHYQNSSYNQQQQQQQQHGYQQSPQASGGASYQQSSQSYAQNQGQGQSGYDRMNNQYQGRPQQSSAPQQRDTSSAGSKSDSYSADSGGYGQQAMYGSNQQSYGQSNQSYQMPSNNGRDTTSQRSGGSGSYGQDSSESQGYGGEDGRGRGGNRGNRGRDDGNYQRGGYNNSRGGYGDSRGGGGSYGDSRGSYGDSRGSYGNSGGGYNDSRGGYGGQDRGETRGRGGGRGGYEGRGGFRGGYDSSENRGRQGESGNTRDHSDGGSGAASSVDNTPGPASDTIFVQGMGQNITKESIAEYFGQIGIIKKDKRTQEPRIYVYMDKEINQPKGECTVTYDDPPSAQAAINWFNNKEWNGNLLSVSFAQQRASAGPGGFSGRGRGRGGFGDRGRGRGRGGGGRDFGDRRGYDGGGRGGFRGRGDRGGGRGGYGGRGGDRGGRRDGGGGKWRGGPPQGGRSGPY, translated from the exons ATGGCTTCTCAGG ATCAAGGGTACGGTTCCCAACAACACAACTATGGCCAAAGTCAACCAAGTCGG cAGCAGGGAGGTGGGTATGCTCAATATCCACAACAAGGACAATCTCATTATCAGAATTCTTCATataatcaacaacaacaacaacaacaacaacatggTTATCAACAATCTCCTCAAGCAAGTGGTGGTGCAAGCTATCAACAATCAAGTCAAAGTTATGCTCAAAATCAAGGCCAAGGTCAATCTGGATACGATAGAATGAACAATCAATATCAGGGAAGGCCTCAACAGTCGAGTGCACCACAACAAAGAGATACAAGTTCTGCTGGAAGTAAATCCGACAGTTATTCTGCAGATAGTGGGGGTTATGGTCAACAGGCTATGTACGGATCAAACCAACAAAGTTATGGGCAATCTAACCAATCATATCAA ATGCCAAGCAATAATGGAAGAGATACGACTTCACAAAGAAGTGGTGGCAGTGGTTCATATGGCCAAGATAGCTCTGAATCTCAGGGTTATGGAGGTGAAG ATGGTCGTGGACGGGGTGGTAACCGTGGCAACAGAGGCAGAGATGATGGTAACTACCAGCGGGGAGGTTATAATAACTCCCGGGGTGGTTATGGCGATTCTCGTGGTGGTGGTGGTAGTTATGGGGACTCTAGGGGTAGTTACGGAGATTCTCGTGGGAGTTATGGGAATTCCGGAGGCGGGTACAATGACTCAAGAGGAGGGTATGGAGGCCAGGATCGTGGGGAGACACGAGGGCGAGGAGGGGGAAGAGGCGGCTATGAAGGAAGAGGAGGTTTCAGAGGAGGATATGACTCTTCCGAGAACCG TGGACGACAAGGTGAATCAGGCAACACACGAGATCACAGTGATGGAGGTAGTG GTGCGGCCTCATCTGTTGATAATACACCAGGACCAGCAAGCGACACAATCTTTGTGCAAGGCATGGGTCAAAATATTACAAAGGAATCTATCGCTGAGTATTTTGGACAGATTGGAATCATAAAA AAAGATAAGCGAACACAAGAGCCTCGGATTTACGTTTACATGGACAAAGAAATTAATCAACCAAAGGGTGAATGCACAGTTACATACGATGATCCACCATCTGCTCAAGCTGCCATAAACTGGTTCAACA ACAAGGAATGGAATGGAAACTTACTGAGTGTTAGTTTTGCCCAACAACGTGCAAGTGCTGGACCAG GAGGGTTTTCAGGGAGAGGTCGAGGACGTGGTGGATTTGGAGATAGag GTCGAGGTCGTGGACGTGGAGGTGGTGGAAGAGATTTTGGCGATCGAAGAGGATACGATGGTGGGGGAAGAGGAGGTTTCCGTGGAAGAGGAGACAGAGGAG GTGGTAGAGGAGGTTATGGAGGCCGAGGTGGTGACCGGGGCGGACGCAGAGACGGTGGCGGTGGaaaatg GAGGGGTGGCCCACCCCAAGGCGGAAGGTCAGGTCCTTATTAA
- the LOC100185409 gene encoding DNA replication complex GINS protein PSF2-like: MEHSEMEFIAEKQKVKIVPNFSMSKIYFISGEVGPFQPGLPTEVPFWLAISLRQRQKCVIHPPDWLTIERLEEIKEAETTTELFTPLPNTHFREMCQLLLTHAKPNIQNADAVRTLVKDIWDIRAAKLRSSSDKFIRVQAGHARIDNLTLMEINIARPFLLASLDHLHTLRTSKLHVERIVPTQ, from the coding sequence ATGGAACACTCGGAAATGGAATTTATCgctgaaaaacaaaaagttaaaattgtgCCAAATTTTTCAatgagtaaaatatattttatatctggTGAAGTGGGGCCATTTCAACCAGGTTTGCCAACAGAAGTCCCATTCTGGCTAGCAATATCTTTAAGACAACGACAAAAATGTGTAATTCACCCACCTGACTGGCTGACAATAGAGCGTTTAGAAGAAATTAAAGAAGCCGAAACAACTACAGAACTTTTCACTCCTCTTCCAAACACTCATTTTCGGGAAATGTGTCAGTTACTTCTTACACATGCTAAACCTAACATACAGAATGCAGACGCTGTCCGAACTTTAGTTAAAGACATTTGGGACATACGGGCTGCAAAATTAAGAAGCAGTAGTGATAAATTTATTCGGGTTCAAGCAGGCCACGCCCGAATCGATAATTTAACTCTAATGGAGATAAATATAGCCCGTCCATTTTTGTTAGCATCATTGGACCACTTACACACATTAAGAACATCAAAGTTACATGTTGAAAGAATTGTTCCAACACAATAA
- the LOC100186952 gene encoding RNA-binding protein FUS-like isoform X2, which produces MASQDQGYGSQQHNYGQSQPSRQGGGYAQYPQQGQSHYQNSSYNQQQQQQQQHGYQQSPQASGGASYQQSSQSYAQNQGQGQSGYDRMNNQYQGRPQQSSAPQQRDTSSAGSKSDSYSADSGGYGQQAMYGSNQQSYGQSNQSYQMPSNNGRDTTSQRSGGSGSYGQDSSESQGYGGEDGRGRGGNRGNRGRDDGNYQRGGYNNSRGGYGDSRGGGGSYGDSRGSYGDSRGSYGNSGGGYNDSRGGYGGQDRGETRGRGGGRGGYEGRGGFRGGYDSSENRGRQGESGNTRDHSDGGSGAASSVDNTPGPASDTIFVQGMGQNITKESIAEYFGQIGIIKKDKRTQEPRIYVYMDKEINQPKGECTVTYDDPPSAQAAINWFNNKEWNGNLLSVSFAQQRASAGPGGFSGRGRGRGGFGDRGRGRGRGGGGRDFGDRRGYDGGGRGGFRGRGDRGGGRGGYGGRGGDRGGRRDGGGGKWRGGPPQGGRSGPY; this is translated from the exons ATGGCTTCTCAGG ATCAAGGGTACGGTTCCCAACAACACAACTATGGCCAAAGTCAACCAAGTCGG CAGGGAGGTGGGTATGCTCAATATCCACAACAAGGACAATCTCATTATCAGAATTCTTCATataatcaacaacaacaacaacaacaacaacatggTTATCAACAATCTCCTCAAGCAAGTGGTGGTGCAAGCTATCAACAATCAAGTCAAAGTTATGCTCAAAATCAAGGCCAAGGTCAATCTGGATACGATAGAATGAACAATCAATATCAGGGAAGGCCTCAACAGTCGAGTGCACCACAACAAAGAGATACAAGTTCTGCTGGAAGTAAATCCGACAGTTATTCTGCAGATAGTGGGGGTTATGGTCAACAGGCTATGTACGGATCAAACCAACAAAGTTATGGGCAATCTAACCAATCATATCAA ATGCCAAGCAATAATGGAAGAGATACGACTTCACAAAGAAGTGGTGGCAGTGGTTCATATGGCCAAGATAGCTCTGAATCTCAGGGTTATGGAGGTGAAG ATGGTCGTGGACGGGGTGGTAACCGTGGCAACAGAGGCAGAGATGATGGTAACTACCAGCGGGGAGGTTATAATAACTCCCGGGGTGGTTATGGCGATTCTCGTGGTGGTGGTGGTAGTTATGGGGACTCTAGGGGTAGTTACGGAGATTCTCGTGGGAGTTATGGGAATTCCGGAGGCGGGTACAATGACTCAAGAGGAGGGTATGGAGGCCAGGATCGTGGGGAGACACGAGGGCGAGGAGGGGGAAGAGGCGGCTATGAAGGAAGAGGAGGTTTCAGAGGAGGATATGACTCTTCCGAGAACCG TGGACGACAAGGTGAATCAGGCAACACACGAGATCACAGTGATGGAGGTAGTG GTGCGGCCTCATCTGTTGATAATACACCAGGACCAGCAAGCGACACAATCTTTGTGCAAGGCATGGGTCAAAATATTACAAAGGAATCTATCGCTGAGTATTTTGGACAGATTGGAATCATAAAA AAAGATAAGCGAACACAAGAGCCTCGGATTTACGTTTACATGGACAAAGAAATTAATCAACCAAAGGGTGAATGCACAGTTACATACGATGATCCACCATCTGCTCAAGCTGCCATAAACTGGTTCAACA ACAAGGAATGGAATGGAAACTTACTGAGTGTTAGTTTTGCCCAACAACGTGCAAGTGCTGGACCAG GAGGGTTTTCAGGGAGAGGTCGAGGACGTGGTGGATTTGGAGATAGag GTCGAGGTCGTGGACGTGGAGGTGGTGGAAGAGATTTTGGCGATCGAAGAGGATACGATGGTGGGGGAAGAGGAGGTTTCCGTGGAAGAGGAGACAGAGGAG GTGGTAGAGGAGGTTATGGAGGCCGAGGTGGTGACCGGGGCGGACGCAGAGACGGTGGCGGTGGaaaatg GAGGGGTGGCCCACCCCAAGGCGGAAGGTCAGGTCCTTATTAA